A genome region from Populus alba chromosome 3, ASM523922v2, whole genome shotgun sequence includes the following:
- the LOC118028717 gene encoding ubiquinol oxidase 2, mitochondrial, whose product MSQSTATKVSRLLLGQLGPRFLSTTTSFSRPATAGMSSTRFASYGVRGWSASAPPVIPGEEEKPKAAANSFTTEDGKAIVSYWGVSPPKITKEDGTAWKWNCFRPWESYKPDISIDVKKHHKPGTTMDKFAYWTVQVLKYPTYLFFQRRHMCHAMLLETVAAVPGMVGGMLLHFKSLRRFEQSGGWIKALLEEAENERMHLMTFVEIAKPQWYERALVFAVQGVFFNAYFLAYLASPKLAHRIVGYLEEEAVNSYSEFLKDLDNGSFENVPAPAIAIDYWRLPPNSTLRDVVFVIRADEAHHRDLNHYASDIQCQGQELRYTPAPIGYH is encoded by the exons ATGAGTCAGAGCACAGCAACGAAGGTTTCCAGGTTGCTTCTGGGGCAACTTGGCCCTCGTTTCTTGTCAACCACAACCAGTTTTTCGAGGCCCGCAACTGCAGGCATGAGCTCGACCAGATTTGCCTCTTATGGAGTCCGAGGTTGGAGTGCTTCAGCACCGCCTGTTATACCAGGTGAAGAGGAGAAACCAAAGGCAGCTGCAAATTCATTTACTACAGAAGATGGTAAGGCCATCGTGAGCTATTGGGGTGTCTCCCCCCCCAAGATCACCAAGGAGGATGGCACAGCTTGGAAGTGGAACTGCTTCAGG CCATGGGAGTCCTACAAACCTGACATCTCAATTGACGTGAAGAAGCACCATAAGCCTGGTACAACCATGGATAAATTTGCCTACTGGACCGTCCAGGTCCTCAAATACCCAACTTACTTGTTCTTCCAG AGACGGCACATGTGCCATGCCATGCTGCTGGAGACAGTAGCTGCTGTTCCAGGCATGGTTGGAGGGATGCTCTTGCATTTCAAATCGCTACGACGATTCGAGCAAAGTGGCGGCTGGATAAAAGCTCTTTTAGAAGAAGCTGAGAACGAGCGGATGCATCTTATGACCTTCGTTGAAATAGCCAAGCCCCAGTGGTACGAACGGGCCCTTGTGTTTGCTGTCCAAGGTGTCTTCTTCAATGCTTATTTTCTGGCATATTTAGCGTCTCCGAAGCTTGCTCACCGTATAGTAGGGTACTTGGAAGAGGAGGCGGTCAACTCCTACTCGGAGTTCCTCAAGGACTTGGACAACGGTAGTTTTGAGAACGTGCCTGCCCCTGCTATTGCCATTGACTACTGGCGCTTGCCTCCCAACTCCACGCTTCGTGATGTTGTGTTCGTTATAAGAGCTGATGAAGCACATCACCGAGACCTTAACCACTACGCATCG GACATTCAATGTCAAGGACAAGAGCTAAGGTATACACCTGCTCCAATCGGATATCATTAA